The Desulfurella sp. genome has a segment encoding these proteins:
- a CDS encoding NAD(P)/FAD-dependent oxidoreductase, which produces MTELFDVVIIGAGPAGITCALELARNNKKVLILEQDSQVGGISKTINYKQNRIDIGGHRFFSKSEWVKRWWMELLEPCTLEEAYIKDKCMLKRDRLSRIYFEKKFYDYPLKLNFNTALNIGFFRGISFLKDYIKARIDPIKPEKNLEDFFINRFGVGLYETFFRDYTQKVWGVSCKNISKEWGAQRIKSLDISKAILHAFKSLFLKNSASATTLIEEFDYPKLGPGQLWETAIQKAIDSGAKLKLNTKALYFEKIGDRIDSLTFLDTTTSEVDAVKSDYFVSTMPIKDLALGIRPEIEEDVFNIATNLQYRDFISIGLLYEKLAIQSKNYRKEAGACRIPDNWIYVQEPNVKMGRIQLFNNWSPFMIADINTVWLGLEYFCNEGDKLWQASNKELIELGLGELEKIGIAKKFDFIDGTVIRQKKAYPAYFGTYEKFDLVKNYFNKFENLFLIGRNGMHRYNNQDHSMLTAKEAVNCILSGKLDKSAIWDINVDDDYHEEN; this is translated from the coding sequence ATGACAGAATTATTTGATGTAGTTATAATTGGAGCAGGACCTGCTGGTATAACATGCGCATTAGAGCTTGCAAGAAATAATAAAAAAGTGCTTATTTTAGAGCAAGACTCTCAGGTAGGCGGCATATCAAAAACAATTAATTACAAGCAAAACCGCATTGACATAGGCGGTCACAGGTTTTTTTCAAAATCAGAGTGGGTAAAAAGATGGTGGATGGAACTTTTAGAGCCATGTACACTTGAAGAAGCTTATATAAAAGATAAATGTATGCTAAAGCGGGATAGATTGTCTCGAATTTACTTTGAGAAAAAATTTTATGATTACCCGCTGAAACTAAATTTCAATACGGCACTTAATATTGGATTTTTTAGGGGAATTAGCTTTTTAAAAGACTACATTAAAGCGCGAATTGATCCTATAAAGCCAGAGAAAAATTTAGAGGATTTTTTTATCAATAGGTTTGGCGTTGGGTTGTATGAAACCTTTTTTAGAGACTATACTCAAAAAGTTTGGGGTGTATCTTGCAAAAATATCAGTAAAGAATGGGGTGCACAGAGGATAAAAAGTCTCGATATATCAAAAGCAATACTTCATGCGTTTAAGTCTTTATTTTTAAAAAATTCAGCATCTGCTACTACTTTGATAGAAGAGTTTGATTATCCAAAACTTGGACCAGGTCAGTTGTGGGAAACGGCTATTCAAAAAGCCATAGATAGCGGTGCAAAACTCAAGTTAAACACAAAGGCGCTTTATTTTGAAAAAATTGGAGACAGGATAGATTCTTTAACTTTTTTAGATACAACTACCTCAGAGGTGGATGCGGTTAAATCGGATTATTTTGTTTCAACAATGCCTATAAAAGATTTAGCTTTAGGAATAAGACCAGAAATTGAAGAAGATGTGTTTAATATAGCTACAAATTTGCAGTACAGAGACTTTATAAGCATAGGATTGCTTTATGAAAAATTAGCCATACAAAGCAAAAACTACCGCAAAGAAGCAGGTGCTTGCAGGATACCAGACAATTGGATTTATGTCCAGGAACCAAATGTCAAAATGGGTAGAATTCAGCTTTTTAATAATTGGAGTCCTTTTATGATAGCAGATATTAATACAGTTTGGCTTGGACTTGAGTATTTTTGCAATGAAGGCGATAAATTGTGGCAGGCAAGCAATAAGGAGCTTATTGAGCTTGGTTTAGGCGAGCTTGAAAAAATCGGCATTGCCAAAAAATTTGATTTCATAGATGGTACAGTTATAAGGCAAAAGAAAGCTTATCCAGCATATTTTGGAACTTACGAAAAATTTGATTTGGTAAAAAACTACTTTAACAAATTTGAAAATCTTTTTTTAATCGGCAGAAACGGTATGCACCGCTACAATAACCAGGACCACTCAATGCTAACAGCAAAAGAAGCGGTTAATTGCATTTTAAGTGGCAAATTAGACAAAAGCGCTATATGGGATATAAATGTAGATGATGATTATCACGAGGAAAATTAA
- a CDS encoding GtrA family protein, with translation MIVKHLEIEFIKYLITSGVSLAVDMAIYLVLGKLMHNYLISASIGYIAGLFVNYILSIKWVFSYRKIKKYHIEFGIFAIIGFGGLLVNEAVIYAGLFWLIIGPFWAKMIAAVFSFVFNFGARKLLLYTKWKKYDRII, from the coding sequence ATGATTGTAAAACACTTAGAAATTGAGTTTATTAAGTATCTTATAACAAGCGGTGTAAGTCTTGCTGTTGATATGGCAATATATCTAGTGCTTGGCAAATTAATGCATAATTATTTGATTTCTGCTTCTATTGGCTACATTGCCGGGCTTTTTGTAAACTACATATTATCTATAAAATGGGTATTTAGCTATAGAAAGATAAAAAAATACCACATAGAATTTGGAATTTTTGCAATTATTGGCTTTGGCGGACTTTTAGTAAATGAAGCGGTAATTTATGCAGGCCTTTTTTGGCTTATTATTGGGCCTTTCTGGGCTAAAATGATAGCTGCAGTTTTTTCTTTTGTTTTTAATTTTGGTGCAAGAAAATTGTTGCTTTATACAAAATGGAAAAAATATGACAGAATTATTTGA